GCGAGTTTCTGAGTGATCTTGAGACGAAGCGCGGTGTCGGCGTCGTCACACGCAACTTGCGCCTGACTGCCATCCGCTCCTTCTTCCGGTTTGTCTCGTTCGAGGAGCCGGCGCACAGCGCCCTCATCCAGCGCGTGCTCGCGATACCGAGCAAACGACACGACAAGCGTCAAGTGCATTTTCTGACGCGTCCCGAGATCGAAGCAGTCCTCGCCGCGCCCGATCGAACTACATGGCTCGGCCGCCGCGACCACACATTGCTGCTGCTCGCGACCCAGGCCGGCTTGCGCCTCTCAGAGCTGATTGGCTTGACCCGGGAATCCATTCATCTCGGCACCGGTGCGCATGTGCGGTGTGTGGGCAAGGGCCGCAAGGAGCGGGTGTACGCCACTTACCAGATACGCCCGAATCGCGCTTCAGGCGTGGGTGAATGAGCCGGTGCGGCACGGCGCCAGCGCCCTGTTCCCCAGCTTGCACGGCGGCCAGCTCAGCGCTGACAGCGTCCAGTCGCTGCTGGCTAAACATCTGGGCGTGGCCAGCAAGACATGCCCATCGCTGGCGTCCAAGCGCGTATCACCACACGTCCTGAGGCACAGCGCGGCAATGGAGCTCCTGCAGGCGGGCGTCGACTGTTCGGTGATCGCCTTGTGGCTCGGTCATGAATCAATCGAGACCACGCAGACCTACCTTCATGCCCACCTCGCCCTCAAAGAGGCAGCTCTGGCAAAGCTCGAGCCGTACAAGCAACACAAACGACTCCGATTCCGTCCAGACGATCATCTGCTCGCCTTTCTCGAGACGCTGTGAGTGGCCGAACTATGCCGAACCGATCACAGGCCGACTACCGGAGAAGGCGAGCCCACTTGGCATAGTTCGGCGATCGGCGTAATCTGCCAAGCTGCACGGCCATGCCCCGTGGGCCTATCTAAAGGACGTGCTCACCCGCCTACCCACGCAACTGAACAGCCGCATCGACAAGCTGCTTCCGCACTCTGGCAGAGCAGCTCAGAGGCAGCTTAGAGGTCCAGAGCAGCCGTACAGGGTCGACAACAAGCGCCGCTGCGAGCAGTCTTATTGGACCTCATCCATCTCATTGCCATATCTCTCGTAGAAACCTAGCCTGACGATCCAGGACGCCGTCTCGAGTTGGCCTGTCAAGCACGTGCCCCTGTCCTTCAAGAGCGATAAGTTCGCACCGGCTTCCTAAGCTTCGCGCTCGCTCGCAGAACACCCTGCTCCGCTCGATTGGGGTGGTTTGATCTGCGTCGCCCTGCATGATGAGAGTCGGAGCAATACTTCTGGCCAAAGTGTGTGTGGGGGACAAAGACGAAGGCTTTCCGTGTCCTTTCATCAGATCACGAAACAACCCGTCTGAGACGGCGTCCACTACGGGCGAGACGAGCAGTATTGCGTCGGGACCACTATTGCCAGAGCTACCCTCTGCAGAATCGCAGCCAACCGTCGCGGCAGACGCCACGAGTTGGCCACTCGACGAGATTCCCCACAGTGCAACCCTCGATGGCGAAAGGCCAAGCCTGCCGGCATTTTTTCTCAGGAAAGCGAGCGCGGAGCATACGTCCGAGAACGATTCGACTGGCGAATTCGTTGCATCCGCCAGTCTGTACTCGAGAACCACGGATACAAACCCTTTTTCAGAAAAGTATCGCGCCGATCTGAAGAGCTGTTCGGGGCTGCCGCGCGACCATGCGCCGCCTTGTACCAAGAGGATGGCGGGCCGCGCACTACCCGCAGCGTCTGCAGGGGGGAACTCGAAGATTCGAAGATCGCGACCGGCAATGCTCCGGTAAACCAAAGCGTTCGGTGGTGCGACCTGGTTCGTCGGGTCTTCTGCAGCTCGTGGTGGTGTTGCGAGAGTTACTCCAGCCAAAACTCCAAGCGCTACAGCGCAGGAGCGGCGCAATTTGCGCGAGATCACAGAGGCTTTGTTTTCACGCATCAAATGTCTCCTCTTGGCGGACGGCCGAAGTCTAGCCGACGGCTTCCAGAGACATCAATTCGTCAAGATGGAACGACCAGCCGCATACGAGACAGGTGCCGCGCGTTATATCCACGATCCGGAGGTCGCGAATGAGCAGCGATCCTGCCTGTGTCCGGCATGCGGCCTTCCACTGGCGCCTGTGAACGCCGGCAAACCACAAGGAGCGCTCGTCACCGCCATTTCCGACATCCCGAAGGAGCTCGCAAGGAAAACTGCACGCTCATCGCTGCCCGTCGGATGCGAAGATCCCCGTGGCATCGCGCGGCGGGCTTTCTCGCATGTGGGCCCGCAATGAAAAAAGCCCGGTGCGACTGCGCCTGGCTTCGAGCGGCTCATGCCGCCTCGTGGCTTCTACGCATTTCTTCGCCCGACAAAGACAGGCGGACGCCGCTCGGCGAACGCGCGCACGCCTTCCGCAAAAGAGTCGCCATCGATCAGCGCCTGCTGGCGCTCGCATTCGAGGATCAGCTGCTGCTCCAGGCTGTTGCGGCCGGCGGCCGACGCGAGTGCGCGTGCCTCCAAGATCGCATGGGATGGCAGACGCGCCAGGCGCAGCGCCAATGCCCGGGCCGCCTCTTGCAGAATCTCGTCATCCGTACACGCCCAGATCAAGCCCCACTCCGCAGCCCGTTGCGCATCAAGCTTCTCGCCGGTCAGTGCCAGGCCCAGCGCACGTGCAGGGCTGACGGCGCGCGGCACTAGCCAGCTGGAGCCCATGTCCGGCACCAGCCCGAGCGAAGGCATGAACGGCAGGTAGAAATAGGCGGAGCGCGCGGCGAGCACCATGTCGCCGGACAAGGCCAGTCCCACGCCGCCGCCGGCGGCCACTCCGTTGATCGCGCAGACGACGGGAACCGGCAGTGCGCGCATCTCCAGCATGATCGGGCTGGCCTGCTCGCGCAGCAGTTGGCCGACGTAGTCGCTCAATGTTCCGCTGGCCGGGTCGGCGGCGCGGCGCCCGAACTCCTGCAGGTCCGCCCCGACGCAGAACCCACGGCCGTGGGCGGTCAGCAGCAAGGCGCGAATGTTCGGGTCTTCGCGCACGCGGCGCAGTCCGCCGAGCAGCCCTTGAAGCAGCGACTGCGTCAAGGGATTTAGCCGCTCGCCCTCATTCAGGGTCATCGTAGCGACTCCGTCCTGGACATCGAAAAGCACGGCGTCGTTCATGGCGAAGGTGTCTTGTGAAATTGAGGGAAATAGGTTCGAACGACTTCGCCGTCCAGCCGGAGGGCATGGCAGCCGCCCAGCGGCGTTTGGCGCTGCTCGCTGGCGCGCGCGTCTTGCGCGGCAAAGCTGCCATCGGCCCAGAACAGCTGGAAGGCGGTGCTGGCCATCACGGGCAGGAGTTCCGTGATGTGGGTACAGCCTGCGATACCGCGGAACAAGCGCTTCACCTGCTGGGTGAAGCCCGGTTCGATGCGCAGACCGATCAGCTGGCGATAGGCGGCTTCCACGCCCGAGCAGGTGAGATAGGGAGCGTGTTCGCTGAACGCGCTCGCATCCACGATCTCGCGCTGTGCGTTGAGCACCAGGCGCACGCGCATCTGGTGAATGGGTTCCTCGGCCGGGACCATCCGGCTCACCAATTGCAGCGGCATGGGCTTGGTATCGATCAACGTGGCCTCCAATTCGAGCAGACCATCCTCGCGCCGGAAACCTTCGCAATGGATGCGACGAGAATGCAGCGGCGTTCGTGCGGAGGGAGGCGGTGCGTGGCTCATGCAGAAGCGCCGGCAAGATGTATCACGCCAGCCTCGTGCAGCGTGCGGATGTCCTCGGGCGCAAAGCCTGCGTGGGCGAGCAGCTCCCCAGTGTGCGCCCCCACCGTCGGCGCGGGCAGCGGAAGCCCCGAAGGGGTTCGGTCGAATCGCGGCGCCGGCGCGGGCTGGCTGACGCCCTGCGGGGCGACGAAGGTTCCTCGTGCCCGGTTGTGCGGGTGCAGGGGTGCCTCGGCCATCGACAACACCGGCGCGAAACACGCATCGGTGCCTTCCAGCAGCGCGCACCATTCGTCACGTGTGCGCTGGCGCATCACGGCATCGAGCTTGCGGCGCAACGCAGGCCATTCCTCCTGCGCCCATTGCCGCCGGAACTGCGGATCGTCGATGCCGCACAGCGTCAGCAATTTGCCGTAGAACTGCGGCTCGATGGCGCCGATGGACACGTAGCGGCCATCCGCGCATTCATAGGTGCCGTAAAAGTGCGCCGCGCCGTCCAGAAAGTTGCTTTCCCGCCGGTCTTGCCAGAAGCCTTTGGCCATGAGCCCGTATTGCGCAGCCATCAGCAGCGCCGCACCGTCGGTCATGGCGGCATCGACCACCTGCCCCTTGCCCGAGCGTTGGGTCTCCGACAGCGCAGCCAGCAGGCCCACAACCAGCAGCATGCCGCCACCGCCGTAGTCGCCCACCAGGTTCAACGGCGGCATGGGGGGGCGATCGGCCTCGCCCATGGCATGCAGCGCACCCGACAAGGAGATGTAGTTGATGTCGTGCCCGGCGGCCTGCGCCAGCGGCCCGGTCTGGCCCCAGCCGGTCATGCGGCCGTAGATCAGCCGTGGATTGCGCGCATGGCATACCGACGGGCCCAGGCCCAGCTTTTCCGCCACGCCGGGGCGAAATCCTTCCACCAGGATGTCGGCGCGCGCCATCAGCCGGAGCACCGCCTCGACGCCGCGCGGGTCCTTCATGTTCACCGACACCGAGCGCCGGCCGCGATCGACGATGCTGTCGTTGCGCATCAGGTCTTCCAGGCCACCCTTGGAAGGAGGTCCGGGCAGGCGATCGACCCGAACGACCGTGGCGCCCAGGTCGGCCAGCATCATGCAGGCGAACGGCCCCGGGCCGATGCCAGCCAGTTCAATGACAGTGATGTGGGAGAGAGGCCCGGACATGACGCAGCTTTCGAAAAGAAGGGAGAGCAGAAAAATTCATGCGCCGGCGCGGCGGTCGCGCCACAGCGTCGGCGGGTAGTAGCCGGTCCAGT
The Variovorax sp. OAS795 genome window above contains:
- a CDS encoding alpha/beta hydrolase; protein product: MRENKASVISRKLRRSCAVALGVLAGVTLATPPRAAEDPTNQVAPPNALVYRSIAGRDLRIFEFPPADAAGSARPAILLVQGGAWSRGSPEQLFRSARYFSEKGFVSVVLEYRLADATNSPVESFSDVCSALAFLRKNAGRLGLSPSRVALWGISSSGQLVASAATVGCDSAEGSSGNSGPDAILLVSPVVDAVSDGLFRDLMKGHGKPSSLSPTHTLARSIAPTLIMQGDADQTTPIERSRVFCERARSLGSRCELIALEGQGHVLDRPTRDGVLDRQARFLREIWQ
- a CDS encoding CaiB/BaiF CoA-transferase family protein translates to MSGPLSHITVIELAGIGPGPFACMMLADLGATVVRVDRLPGPPSKGGLEDLMRNDSIVDRGRRSVSVNMKDPRGVEAVLRLMARADILVEGFRPGVAEKLGLGPSVCHARNPRLIYGRMTGWGQTGPLAQAAGHDINYISLSGALHAMGEADRPPMPPLNLVGDYGGGGMLLVVGLLAALSETQRSGKGQVVDAAMTDGAALLMAAQYGLMAKGFWQDRRESNFLDGAAHFYGTYECADGRYVSIGAIEPQFYGKLLTLCGIDDPQFRRQWAQEEWPALRRKLDAVMRQRTRDEWCALLEGTDACFAPVLSMAEAPLHPHNRARGTFVAPQGVSQPAPAPRFDRTPSGLPLPAPTVGAHTGELLAHAGFAPEDIRTLHEAGVIHLAGASA
- a CDS encoding enoyl-CoA hydratase-related protein, with product MNDAVLFDVQDGVATMTLNEGERLNPLTQSLLQGLLGGLRRVREDPNIRALLLTAHGRGFCVGADLQEFGRRAADPASGTLSDYVGQLLREQASPIMLEMRALPVPVVCAINGVAAGGGVGLALSGDMVLAARSAYFYLPFMPSLGLVPDMGSSWLVPRAVSPARALGLALTGEKLDAQRAAEWGLIWACTDDEILQEAARALALRLARLPSHAILEARALASAAGRNSLEQQLILECERQQALIDGDSFAEGVRAFAERRPPVFVGRRNA
- a CDS encoding site-specific integrase; amino-acid sequence: MKPGCNVATLIERYFTDRLMRQRNVSPNTIASYRDTFRLLFMFAQVRLRKTPSALTLDELDAPFIGEFLSDLETKRGVGVVTRNLRLTAIRSFFRFVSFEEPAHSALIQRVLAIPSKRHDKRQVHFLTRPEIEAVLAAPDRTTWLGRRDHTLLLLATQAGLRLSELIGLTRESIHLGTGAHVRCVGKGRKERVYATYQIRPNRASGVGE
- a CDS encoding tyrosine-type recombinase/integrase — translated: MNEPVRHGASALFPSLHGGQLSADSVQSLLAKHLGVASKTCPSLASKRVSPHVLRHSAAMELLQAGVDCSVIALWLGHESIETTQTYLHAHLALKEAALAKLEPYKQHKRLRFRPDDHLLAFLETL
- a CDS encoding DUF2889 domain-containing protein codes for the protein MSHAPPPSARTPLHSRRIHCEGFRREDGLLELEATLIDTKPMPLQLVSRMVPAEEPIHQMRVRLVLNAQREIVDASAFSEHAPYLTCSGVEAAYRQLIGLRIEPGFTQQVKRLFRGIAGCTHITELLPVMASTAFQLFWADGSFAAQDARASEQRQTPLGGCHALRLDGEVVRTYFPQFHKTPSP